A stretch of Candidatus Sulfotelmatobacter sp. DNA encodes these proteins:
- a CDS encoding 23S rRNA (pseudouridine(1915)-N(3))-methyltransferase RlmH, whose product MHIRLIAVGKVREHYIAEALADFRTRLRPYHRLEEIEVRAADGSDPARAMQTEGEAILKLLDPADHVWLLERGGESFGSEELARRLERLPHDGIARLTLIVAGTYGASEAVLRRADLRWSLSPLTLLHEWARALVLEQLYRAAKIARDEPYHH is encoded by the coding sequence ATGCACATCCGGCTGATCGCCGTTGGGAAGGTGCGCGAGCACTACATCGCCGAGGCGCTGGCGGACTTCCGCACGCGATTGCGGCCGTATCATCGGCTCGAGGAGATCGAGGTGCGCGCGGCCGACGGCTCCGATCCGGCGCGCGCGATGCAGACCGAGGGCGAGGCGATCCTCAAGCTGCTCGACCCGGCCGATCACGTCTGGCTGTTGGAGCGCGGCGGCGAGAGCTTCGGCAGCGAGGAGCTGGCGCGGCGCCTCGAGCGGTTGCCGCATGACGGGATCGCCCGGTTGACGCTGATCGTCGCGGGGACCTACGGAGCCTCGGAGGCCGTCCTCCGGCGGGCCGACCTGCGTTGGTCGTTGTCCCCGTTGACGCTCTTGCACGAGTGGGCGCGCGCCCTGGTGCTGGAGCAACTGTACCGCGCGGCGAAGATCGCCCGCGATGAACCCTACCACCACTGA
- a CDS encoding DNA-processing protein DprA, producing MDGLERRWIARSELDGWCGERLAEAALEGLWVAGTLDGLAAPCVAIVGTRAPSDEGRRRARRLAEALGRAGVAVVSGLALGIDGAAHEGALAAGAPTLGVLGGGHGHFFPPRHRELGARLIAAGGAVVSPFAPDVAPKPWMFLARNAVIAALADAVVVVEAAARSGALNTAGHAADRGIPVLAFPGDVDRPKAAGCNALIRDGATLVRDADDVLAALPGGLVSRSPSDAADADRPDALAGDTAAVRRIVGALADGARDAATLADHLALPPAELLALLGELEADGRIIAGTDGYALARG from the coding sequence GTGGACGGGTTGGAACGCCGTTGGATCGCTCGCTCGGAGCTGGACGGCTGGTGCGGGGAGCGTCTGGCGGAGGCCGCGTTGGAGGGGCTGTGGGTGGCGGGGACGCTCGACGGCCTGGCCGCGCCGTGCGTGGCGATCGTGGGGACGCGGGCGCCCTCCGACGAGGGGCGACGCCGCGCACGGCGCCTTGCGGAGGCCCTCGGGCGAGCCGGTGTCGCGGTCGTCTCGGGCCTCGCGCTGGGAATTGACGGGGCGGCCCACGAGGGCGCCTTGGCGGCCGGGGCGCCGACCCTCGGCGTGCTCGGGGGTGGCCACGGTCACTTCTTCCCGCCGCGCCATCGGGAGCTGGGCGCCCGGCTGATCGCGGCCGGCGGCGCGGTCGTCTCGCCGTTCGCCCCGGACGTCGCCCCGAAGCCGTGGATGTTCCTGGCCCGCAACGCCGTGATCGCCGCGCTGGCCGACGCGGTGGTCGTGGTGGAGGCCGCCGCCCGCAGCGGGGCGCTCAACACGGCCGGCCACGCCGCCGACCGCGGCATCCCGGTCCTGGCCTTCCCCGGCGACGTCGACCGCCCCAAAGCGGCAGGCTGCAACGCCCTCATCCGCGACGGCGCCACCCTCGTCCGGGACGCCGACGACGTCCTCGCCGCGCTGCCCGGCGGTCTCGTCTCGCGGTCGCCCAGCGACGCGGCCGACGCCGATCGACCGGATGCACTCGCCGGCGACACGGCCGCGGTGCGCCGCATCGTCGGTGCACTCGCCGACGGCGCACGCGATGCCGCGACGCTGGCCGATCACCTCGCGCTCCCGCCCGCCGAGCTGCTCGCGCTCCTCGGCGAACTGGAAGCCGACGGCCGCATCATCGCCGGCACCGACGGCTACGCCCTCGCACGCGGTTGA
- the dut gene encoding dUTP diphosphatase, translated as MTPHIAVVRLPEGDGLPLPAYMSGGAAGADVVAAVPADLVLAPGERALVPTGFALEVPPGYEVQVRPRSGLALRFGVTCLNSPGTIDSDYRGAVGVILANFGTEPFVVRRGERIAQLVVAPVVQAAFREVAALGVSARGEGGFGSTGR; from the coding sequence ATGACGCCCCACATCGCGGTCGTGCGGCTCCCCGAAGGCGACGGGCTGCCGCTTCCCGCCTACATGAGCGGCGGCGCCGCCGGCGCCGACGTCGTGGCGGCCGTCCCGGCCGATCTGGTGCTCGCGCCGGGCGAGCGCGCGCTCGTCCCGACCGGCTTCGCGCTCGAGGTCCCGCCCGGGTACGAGGTGCAGGTGCGACCGCGCAGTGGCCTCGCGCTCCGCTTCGGCGTGACGTGCTTGAACAGCCCCGGGACGATCGACAGCGACTATCGCGGTGCGGTCGGCGTGATCTTGGCGAACTTCGGCACCGAGCCGTTCGTCGTGCGGCGCGGTGAACGCATCGCGCAGCTCGTCGTGGCGCCGGTCGTGCAGGCGGCCTTTCGCGAGGTCGCCGCGCTCGGCGTGAGCGCGCGCGGCGAAGGCGGCTTCGGCAGCACGGGGCGCTAG
- a CDS encoding DUF5679 domain-containing protein, which produces MAAEAYCVKCKTKREIKDAQQIQMKNGRPATEGKCPVCGTKMFKIGAAS; this is translated from the coding sequence ATGGCAGCCGAAGCGTACTGCGTCAAGTGCAAGACCAAGCGCGAAATCAAAGACGCGCAGCAGATCCAGATGAAGAATGGCCGCCCCGCGACCGAGGGCAAGTGCCCCGTGTGCGGGACGAAGATGTTCAAGATCGGCGCCGCTTCCTAG
- a CDS encoding VOC family protein yields the protein MAFRGFDHVDLRVPSLAAVESFYAALLPKLGLTRKAYSYVDPRGDWYDADAERYNAVEWYEDATDGRAGAFFGVIEDADMVVPRTRIAFAMPREGLEGWMDELRAIGAREVEFWEHEDRYWAVFFTDPIGTRFELVARIPRKH from the coding sequence GTGGCCTTCCGCGGCTTCGACCACGTCGACTTGCGGGTGCCCTCGCTGGCCGCGGTGGAGAGCTTCTACGCGGCGCTGCTGCCGAAGCTCGGGCTCACGCGCAAGGCCTACAGCTACGTCGATCCGCGCGGCGACTGGTACGACGCCGATGCCGAGCGCTACAACGCCGTCGAGTGGTACGAGGACGCGACGGACGGCCGTGCCGGTGCGTTCTTCGGCGTCATCGAGGACGCCGACATGGTCGTGCCGCGCACGCGCATCGCGTTCGCGATGCCGCGCGAAGGGCTCGAAGGCTGGATGGACGAGCTGCGCGCGATCGGCGCGCGCGAGGTCGAGTTCTGGGAGCACGAGGACCGCTATTGGGCGGTGTTCTTCACCGACCCGATCGGCACGCGCTTCGAGCTGGTGGCGCGCATCCCGCGCAAGCACTGA
- a CDS encoding ketopantoate reductase C-terminal domain-containing protein encodes MRVYVVGAGAVGTYLGEQLRGIGNEVMYAPRALEDVVPVEVDLAIVTVKAYDTPGAIQTLRRGLRDPSATTILTPQNGIGNEELLAQAFGADSVVSAALTVPVERDASGQGVAARGGGIAFAPVGANAHNWLLAAFGATDLPVSAVADYRALKWSKLALNVVANASCAILDMLPERLVREDEIFALEIRMLREVRATMKALGIKAIDLPRYPVRALLAAASLPTPLARTALAGRIAGARGDKPPSLLLDLRGAKHQTEVEYLNGAVARAARDAGVAAPVNAGLARILSDIAHMPQLWSKYRERPEMLRDELRGRSGAPSAATKETAP; translated from the coding sequence ATGCGCGTCTACGTCGTCGGCGCGGGTGCCGTCGGAACCTATCTCGGCGAGCAGCTGCGCGGCATCGGCAACGAGGTCATGTACGCGCCCCGAGCGCTCGAAGACGTCGTTCCGGTCGAGGTCGACCTCGCGATCGTGACGGTCAAAGCCTACGACACGCCGGGCGCGATACAAACGCTGCGGCGCGGGCTGCGCGACCCGTCCGCGACGACGATCCTCACGCCGCAGAACGGCATCGGCAACGAGGAGCTGCTGGCCCAGGCGTTCGGTGCCGACAGCGTCGTCAGCGCCGCGCTGACCGTCCCGGTCGAGCGCGACGCGAGCGGCCAGGGGGTCGCGGCGCGCGGCGGCGGGATCGCGTTCGCGCCGGTCGGCGCCAACGCGCACAACTGGCTGTTGGCCGCCTTCGGCGCGACGGACCTGCCCGTCAGCGCCGTGGCCGACTACCGCGCGCTCAAGTGGTCGAAGCTCGCGCTCAACGTCGTCGCCAACGCCAGCTGCGCGATCCTGGACATGCTGCCCGAGCGCCTGGTTCGCGAAGACGAGATCTTCGCGCTCGAGATCCGGATGCTGCGCGAGGTGCGCGCGACGATGAAGGCGCTGGGGATCAAGGCGATCGACCTGCCGCGCTATCCGGTGCGCGCGCTGCTGGCGGCGGCCAGCCTGCCGACGCCGCTGGCGCGAACCGCGCTGGCCGGCCGCATCGCGGGCGCCCGCGGCGACAAGCCGCCTTCGCTGCTGCTCGACCTGCGCGGCGCGAAACACCAGACCGAGGTCGAGTACCTCAACGGCGCGGTCGCGCGCGCCGCGCGCGACGCCGGAGTCGCGGCGCCCGTCAACGCGGGCTTGGCGCGGATTCTCAGCGACATCGCACATATGCCACAACTGTGGTCGAAGTACCGCGAGCGGCCCGAGATGCTGCGCGACGAGCTGCGCGGCCGAAGCGGGGCGCCGTCGGCGGCGACGAAGGAGACCGCACCGTGA
- the hemQ gene encoding hydrogen peroxide-dependent heme synthase yields MRHPNVPESLDGWAILHRMFRFDRRRWDALDADRRAAIEREAQALFATLARDADADLGLAQLLGHKGDLLLTHYARSFDALGEMQAQVDKLAVRDYLESLESYVSMLELGLYEHTAKIHAELRDRGLKPHGEEWNAAFDAMLDEAAQEPRNAGRLWARIPRRRYVCFYPMNKKRDGADNWYSTPYAQRAAMMLEHGKIGRSFHGHVTQVISGSIGFDDWEWGVDLYADDPLVFKKLVYAMRFDEASARFGEFGRFWTGMQFSVSQLGVFLSGEGSPALAAEDLGQPALR; encoded by the coding sequence GTGAGACACCCCAACGTTCCGGAGTCGCTCGACGGCTGGGCGATCCTGCACCGCATGTTCCGCTTCGATCGTCGCCGTTGGGACGCGCTGGACGCCGACCGGCGCGCCGCGATCGAACGCGAGGCGCAGGCGCTCTTCGCGACGTTGGCGCGCGACGCCGATGCGGACTTGGGGCTGGCGCAGCTGCTCGGCCACAAAGGCGACTTGCTGCTGACCCATTACGCGCGCTCCTTCGACGCGCTGGGCGAGATGCAGGCGCAGGTCGACAAGCTCGCTGTACGCGACTACCTCGAATCGCTCGAGTCGTACGTCTCGATGCTCGAGCTCGGCCTCTACGAGCACACGGCGAAGATCCACGCCGAGCTGCGCGACCGTGGGCTCAAGCCGCACGGCGAGGAGTGGAACGCCGCCTTCGACGCGATGCTCGACGAGGCGGCGCAAGAGCCGCGCAACGCCGGCCGGCTGTGGGCGCGCATCCCACGCCGCCGCTACGTCTGCTTCTATCCGATGAACAAGAAGCGCGACGGCGCCGACAACTGGTACTCGACCCCGTACGCGCAGCGCGCCGCGATGATGCTCGAGCACGGCAAGATCGGGCGCTCGTTCCACGGCCACGTCACCCAGGTGATCTCGGGTTCGATCGGGTTCGACGATTGGGAGTGGGGCGTCGACCTGTACGCCGACGATCCGTTGGTCTTCAAGAAGCTCGTCTACGCGATGCGCTTCGACGAGGCGTCGGCGCGCTTCGGCGAGTTCGGCCGCTTCTGGACCGGGATGCAGTTCTCGGTCTCGCAGCTGGGCGTGTTCTTGAGCGGTGAAGGGTCGCCCGCGCTCGCGGCCGAGGACCTCGGCCAACCGGCGCTGCGCTGA
- the argS gene encoding arginine--tRNA ligase — protein MNPTTTEENALLSLDDLAARFAEAARALWPEGSPVVQFEPPRRAEFGDVATNVAFGLARVARRKPQEIAEALIERALTDPGVRATVADATATAGFVNLRLVPAFWQRVVGDVLRAGADYGKAAPNGERISLEFGSANPTGPLVVVQGRTLSIGDTLAKTMRHAGYHVFTEWIINDAGSQMDQLGLSVYARYHQLFDPHYPFPDEGYPGDYLIPIAEALRARDGEKWLRVSAAAAIPPLATFARDMLVAGQQAVAHRFGVDFDLWQSEKALHEAGAIERGIERLRELGVLYQRDGATWLRTKDAGDDDDRVVIRSDGRPTYFANDVAYHYEKLQRADHVIDILGPDHHGYIARLAALANAYGRPGAIEVLIAQQITLKRGEEILSMSKRAGTLVTLEEVIDEVGVDAARFFFVMLSTDQPLTFDLELAKKQSNDNPVYYVQYGHARIASVLRRARESHAAMLTAAERADGLDALTDPAELALIRHLAEFPATIAGAARARAPHRLPKYARDLAAEFHQFYDACRVLTDDAPQTTARLALVLATKTVLATTLALCGVSAPEQM, from the coding sequence ATGAACCCTACCACCACTGAGGAGAACGCGCTGCTCTCGCTAGACGACCTCGCCGCCCGCTTCGCGGAGGCGGCGCGCGCGCTCTGGCCCGAGGGCAGCCCGGTGGTGCAGTTCGAGCCGCCGCGGCGCGCCGAGTTCGGCGACGTTGCGACCAACGTCGCTTTCGGTCTGGCCCGGGTGGCCCGCCGCAAGCCGCAAGAGATCGCCGAGGCGCTGATCGAGCGCGCCCTGACCGATCCCGGGGTGCGCGCGACGGTCGCCGACGCGACCGCGACCGCCGGCTTCGTCAACCTGCGGTTGGTCCCGGCCTTCTGGCAGCGCGTCGTCGGCGACGTGCTCCGCGCCGGCGCCGACTACGGCAAGGCGGCGCCCAACGGCGAGCGCATCTCGCTCGAGTTCGGCAGCGCGAACCCGACCGGACCGCTGGTCGTCGTGCAAGGCCGCACGCTCTCGATCGGCGACACGCTGGCCAAGACGATGCGCCATGCCGGCTACCACGTCTTCACCGAGTGGATCATCAACGACGCCGGCTCGCAGATGGATCAGCTCGGCCTGTCGGTCTACGCGCGTTACCACCAGCTGTTCGATCCGCACTACCCGTTCCCCGACGAGGGCTATCCGGGCGACTACCTGATCCCGATCGCCGAAGCGCTGCGCGCGCGCGACGGCGAGAAGTGGCTGCGCGTGTCGGCGGCCGCGGCGATTCCGCCGCTGGCGACCTTCGCGCGGGACATGCTGGTGGCGGGACAACAGGCGGTCGCGCACCGCTTCGGCGTCGACTTCGACCTCTGGCAGTCGGAGAAGGCACTGCACGAGGCCGGCGCGATCGAGCGCGGCATCGAGCGGCTGCGCGAGCTGGGCGTCCTGTACCAGCGCGACGGCGCGACCTGGCTGCGCACGAAGGACGCCGGCGACGACGACGATCGCGTGGTCATCCGCAGCGACGGGCGCCCGACGTATTTCGCCAACGACGTCGCCTATCATTACGAGAAGCTGCAGCGCGCAGATCACGTCATCGACATCCTCGGCCCGGATCATCACGGCTACATCGCGCGGCTGGCGGCGCTGGCGAACGCGTACGGCCGTCCCGGCGCGATCGAGGTCCTGATCGCCCAACAGATCACGCTCAAGCGCGGCGAGGAGATCCTCTCGATGTCCAAGCGCGCCGGCACCCTCGTCACGCTCGAAGAGGTGATCGACGAGGTCGGCGTCGACGCCGCGCGCTTCTTCTTCGTCATGCTCTCGACCGACCAGCCGCTGACGTTCGATCTCGAGCTGGCCAAGAAGCAGTCGAACGACAACCCCGTCTACTACGTCCAGTACGGCCACGCCCGCATCGCCTCGGTGCTCCGGCGCGCGCGCGAGTCGCACGCCGCGATGCTGACCGCCGCCGAACGCGCCGACGGCCTCGACGCGCTGACCGATCCGGCCGAGCTGGCGCTGATCCGGCATCTGGCGGAGTTCCCGGCGACGATCGCCGGCGCGGCCCGCGCGCGCGCACCGCACCGCCTGCCGAAGTACGCGCGCGACCTGGCCGCCGAGTTCCATCAGTTCTACGACGCCTGCCGCGTGCTCACCGACGATGCGCCGCAGACCACGGCGCGGTTGGCGCTCGTGCTGGCGACGAAGACCGTGCTGGCGACGACGCTGGCGCTGTGCGGCGTGAGCGCACCCGAGCAGATGTAA
- a CDS encoding GNAT family N-acetyltransferase: protein MTPALVVRRGGRADRDFVRDLGRRSASSSISAVRDARFDDVLLAFERLTEFVYARRHDVLIAEENGERVGFLLLLYDIPDEVTLTEQAFVAYTAVEPFARGRGVGRALLDLAEDCARELGLGYVSLMVTEDNEPARRLYDGAGYGTERRMMTKRL, encoded by the coding sequence ATGACACCCGCGCTCGTGGTGCGGCGCGGTGGGCGCGCCGACCGCGACTTCGTGCGCGACCTGGGTCGCCGCAGCGCGTCCAGCAGCATCTCCGCGGTCCGCGACGCGCGCTTCGACGACGTGCTGCTGGCCTTCGAACGGTTGACCGAATTCGTCTACGCCCGCCGTCACGACGTGCTGATCGCCGAAGAGAACGGCGAGCGGGTCGGCTTCCTGCTGTTGCTGTACGACATTCCCGACGAGGTCACGCTGACGGAGCAGGCGTTCGTCGCGTATACCGCCGTCGAACCGTTCGCGCGCGGCCGCGGCGTCGGCCGTGCGCTGCTCGACCTCGCCGAGGACTGTGCGCGCGAGCTCGGCCTGGGCTACGTCAGCCTGATGGTGACGGAGGACAACGAACCGGCGCGGCGCCTGTACGACGGCGCCGGCTACGGCACCGAGCGACGGATGATGACCAAGCGGCTATGA
- a CDS encoding AI-2E family transporter: MSSTLVRRTVTVIVVAIVLVAATLFAARIPHTISIFVIAAFIAFGAHPLVKQLERFMPRPAGIAIVYAGLLGLMLLLALVIVPVGYGQILVLVQNAPQYIQAGQNLVVDAEHTIRNVFGNRVALPSYAQIETAVGDQVRSLMVETLTQFGAIVVGVVGALVVGTSALILSVFFLLQAREVRDGILAFVPPGRRLRAAALVHELAEVFGHYVAGQALLCTIVGVAVWVLLAPFHFQFALLVGLVCGIGYAIPFVGMLVAQILAALLAVPQGTGMVVWVTVAIFVVGRIGDNLLVPKIMAESLGVSPITVMFAVFAGGELFGVPGLLLGIPAAALLRVLFRYFVQPYVVRMQTQSLVTHVDTADGVHIDVRRDADAGDPSVPETVVVTVAPTTAGEG, translated from the coding sequence ATGAGCTCGACCTTGGTGCGGCGCACGGTGACCGTGATCGTCGTCGCGATCGTGCTGGTCGCGGCGACGCTGTTCGCCGCGCGCATCCCGCACACGATCTCTATCTTCGTCATCGCGGCCTTCATCGCGTTCGGCGCGCACCCGCTGGTCAAGCAGCTCGAGCGCTTCATGCCGCGTCCGGCCGGCATCGCAATCGTCTACGCGGGCCTGCTGGGCCTCATGCTGCTGCTGGCGCTGGTGATCGTGCCGGTCGGCTACGGGCAGATCCTCGTGCTGGTGCAGAACGCGCCGCAATACATCCAAGCCGGACAAAATCTGGTCGTCGACGCCGAGCACACCATCCGCAACGTGTTCGGCAACCGGGTCGCGCTGCCGTCGTACGCGCAGATCGAGACCGCGGTCGGCGATCAGGTGCGCTCGCTGATGGTCGAGACGCTCACCCAGTTCGGCGCGATCGTCGTCGGCGTGGTCGGCGCGCTGGTCGTCGGCACCTCGGCGCTGATCCTCTCGGTGTTCTTCTTGCTGCAGGCGCGCGAGGTGCGCGACGGCATCCTGGCGTTCGTGCCGCCCGGCCGGCGGCTGCGCGCGGCGGCGCTGGTGCACGAGCTGGCCGAGGTGTTCGGCCACTACGTGGCGGGCCAGGCGCTCCTGTGCACGATCGTCGGGGTCGCGGTATGGGTGCTGTTGGCGCCCTTCCACTTCCAGTTCGCGCTGCTGGTCGGCCTGGTGTGCGGGATCGGCTACGCGATCCCGTTCGTCGGCATGCTGGTGGCGCAGATCCTCGCCGCGCTGCTGGCCGTCCCGCAGGGGACGGGGATGGTGGTGTGGGTGACGGTGGCGATCTTCGTCGTCGGGCGCATCGGCGACAACCTGCTCGTCCCCAAGATCATGGCGGAGTCGCTGGGCGTCTCGCCGATCACGGTGATGTTCGCCGTCTTCGCCGGCGGGGAGTTGTTCGGCGTCCCGGGCTTGCTGCTCGGGATTCCGGCCGCGGCGCTGCTGCGCGTGCTGTTCCGCTACTTCGTGCAGCCCTACGTCGTGCGCATGCAGACGCAGTCGCTGGTCACGCACGTGGACACCGCCGACGGCGTCCACATCGACGTGCGCCGCGACGCGGACGCCGGCGACCCCAGCGTCCCGGAGACGGTCGTCGTCACCGTCGCGCCGACGACGGCGGGCGAGGGCTAG
- a CDS encoding MFS transporter, with product MASMRPRIPSSAWYLAVPAITFVVTVVSAANRSTPSMFIQPLEFEFGWSAATIAFAIAVGIALFGLMGPFAASFMNKYGARRVVAIALAILAVSSFASIFMTAAWQLVLLWGFLSGIGTGAIGLALGATIANRWFERRRGLVMGVFSAGNATGQLIFLPLFAHIIKFDGWRPCAAIVGGLCLLLIPLFMAIVRERPVDVGLPPFGARTVVPAPPPLANPFASAIANLRSGLRSRDFWILGGTFAICGASTNGLVQTSLIPLCGDHGIPLTTAANLLAAMGLFDLIGTTASGWLTDRFDSRLLLLMYYGLRGLSLLALPLVFGAQVFGLPAFAVFYGLDWIATVPPTLKLANAAFGVDRGAVMFAWILAAHQIGASLAAYGAGLSRTYLGAYDPAFAVAGGLCLCAAVLSLFVARGRTPARAVAVA from the coding sequence ATGGCGTCCATGCGCCCGCGCATCCCCTCGTCCGCTTGGTATCTTGCCGTGCCGGCCATCACGTTCGTGGTGACGGTCGTCTCGGCGGCGAACCGGTCGACGCCCTCGATGTTCATCCAGCCGCTCGAGTTCGAGTTCGGCTGGAGCGCGGCGACGATCGCCTTCGCGATCGCCGTCGGGATCGCGCTGTTCGGCTTGATGGGCCCCTTCGCGGCATCGTTCATGAACAAGTACGGCGCGCGCCGCGTGGTCGCGATCGCGCTCGCCATTCTGGCGGTCTCGTCGTTCGCGTCGATCTTCATGACCGCGGCGTGGCAGCTGGTGCTGCTGTGGGGCTTCCTCTCGGGCATCGGAACCGGCGCCATCGGCCTGGCACTGGGCGCGACGATCGCCAACCGCTGGTTCGAACGGCGCCGCGGCCTGGTCATGGGCGTCTTCTCGGCCGGCAACGCCACCGGACAGTTGATCTTCCTGCCGCTGTTCGCGCACATCATCAAGTTCGACGGTTGGCGTCCGTGCGCGGCGATCGTCGGCGGCCTGTGCCTGCTGCTGATCCCGCTCTTCATGGCGATCGTGCGCGAGCGCCCGGTCGACGTCGGCTTGCCGCCCTTCGGCGCGCGGACGGTCGTGCCGGCGCCGCCGCCGCTGGCGAATCCCTTCGCGAGCGCGATCGCGAACTTGCGCTCCGGCCTGCGGTCACGCGACTTCTGGATCCTGGGCGGCACCTTCGCGATCTGCGGCGCGAGCACCAACGGGCTGGTGCAAACCTCGCTGATCCCGCTGTGCGGGGATCACGGCATCCCGCTCACGACCGCGGCGAACCTGCTGGCGGCGATGGGCCTGTTCGACCTGATCGGCACGACGGCGTCGGGCTGGCTGACCGATCGTTTCGACAGCCGCCTCTTGCTGTTGATGTACTACGGGCTGCGCGGCCTCTCGCTGCTCGCGCTGCCGCTCGTGTTCGGCGCGCAAGTCTTCGGGTTGCCGGCCTTCGCGGTCTTCTACGGCCTCGATTGGATCGCCACCGTGCCGCCGACGCTCAAGCTGGCCAATGCGGCGTTCGGCGTCGATCGCGGCGCGGTGATGTTCGCGTGGATCCTGGCGGCGCACCAGATCGGTGCCAGTCTCGCCGCTTACGGCGCCGGACTTTCGCGCACGTACCTGGGCGCGTACGACCCGGCCTTCGCGGTCGCCGGCGGGCTGTGCCTGTGCGCCGCGGTGCTCTCGCTCTTCGTCGCGCGCGGGCGCACGCCGGCGCGCGCGGTCGCCGTCGCCTAG
- the nrdR gene encoding transcriptional regulator NrdR, with protein MPPREDRLDLLCPHCRKNETRVVDSRDDDNSVRRRRECLGCKHRFTTYERMEAPRLFVVKKDGRREQYNRDKVLSGLRRACEKRPVSEARMEETVAVIERELFARGESEVPASLIGEKLMEALKGLDAIAYVRFASVYRDFRDVASFRAELEELLAK; from the coding sequence GTGCCGCCCCGAGAGGACCGACTCGACCTGCTCTGCCCGCACTGTCGCAAGAACGAGACTCGCGTCGTCGATTCGCGCGATGACGACAACTCCGTCCGCCGGCGTCGGGAGTGTCTCGGTTGCAAGCACCGGTTCACGACCTACGAGCGGATGGAAGCGCCTCGTCTGTTCGTCGTGAAGAAAGACGGGCGGCGCGAGCAGTACAACCGCGACAAGGTCCTCAGCGGGCTGCGCCGGGCGTGCGAGAAGCGCCCGGTCTCCGAGGCGCGCATGGAAGAGACGGTCGCCGTGATCGAGCGCGAGCTCTTCGCCCGTGGTGAGAGCGAGGTACCGGCCTCGCTCATCGGCGAGAAGCTGATGGAAGCGCTCAAGGGGCTCGACGCGATCGCGTACGTGCGCTTCGCCAGCGTCTACCGTGATTTCCGCGACGTGGCCAGCTTCCGCGCCGAGCTCGAAGAGCTGTTGGCGAAATGA